In the Agrococcus beijingensis genome, CGGGCTCGACCCGCAGCTGGTAGCCGTCGCCGGCGCCGAGGCCGGCGAGCACCAGCATGATGCCGAGCTCGCTGTCGCGGTGCAGGTCGGCCGCGAGCTCGGCAGAGCGGTCGCCCACGAACCGCACCGCCGACGGCACGCCCACGCTCGGCAGCCACGGCGAGCGCAGCTCGCCCACGGTGATGCCGATCAGCCGCCCCTGCCCAGCCTCGGCGCTCGCGACCCGCTCGAAGGCGGCCCGGTCGATGCTCAGCACCTCGCCGTCGTAGCGGTCGAGGGCGGCGATGCGGATGCGGTCCCCCGGCTCGAGGCCGGTGGCCGTCAGCTGGCGGGCGGTGCGGCTCTCGGGCGCCCAGTAGCTGCGGTACGCGGCCATCGGCGAGGCGCCGCTGAGCGCCAGCGAGGCGGGCGTGCCGTCGCGCAGCACGACGCGGTCCGGGAGCGGCGCCGCCGCTCCCGCAGCACCGGCGGCGATCGCGGCGACCGCGGCGACCGCGACGCCGGCGCGTCGCGCGCCTCGCGGGCCGCGCGCTCCTGCGCGGCCGCAGCCGAGGCCGCGGCGACCGCGCGCGCGACGTGCCGCTCGATCGCCGACTCGATCGCGGCCAGCGCCGCCTCGTCGACCTCGCCGTCGACCTCGCCGTCCTCCGCGAGCTCGATCGTGCCCTCGGCCGACGCCTCGCCGCCCTCGTGCTCGCCGTCGCGCAGCGACCGCGCGGCATCGGCGGCGCGGGCGCCCCGCTCGTCGCGCACGCGCTCCAGCGACTCCCGCTCGGCGGCGACCGCCTTCGCGTCGGCCAGCAGCAGCTCGCGCAGCCGCCGCATGCTGCCGGTGCCGAACAGCCGCTCGAGCAGCGCCTTGCGCTCCTCGCTCGTGGCGGCGAGGAACTCCGCGAAGCCGCCCTGGGCGAGCAGGATCACCTTCAGGAACTCGTCCTTGCGCAGCCCCAGCAGGCTGCCCACCTCGGTGCCGACCTCGGCGACGCTGCTCGAGAGCAGCCGCCAGCCGTCGCCGCTGCGCTCCTCGAGCGTCGCCGAGGCACGCTCGCGCGTGAGGCCGGTGCCGCGCTGCTTCGGTCGGTCGTACTCCGGCGAGCGCCGCACCCGCAGCACGCGGTCGCCGACGGCCAGCTCGAGCTCGACCCAGGTCAGGTCGGTCGGCCCCGCCAGGTCGCTGCGCACGTGCGGCGCCCCGTCGTAGCGGGGCGCGCTGCCGTACAGCGCGTAGGTGATGGCGTCGAGGATCGTCGACTTGCCGGCGCCCGTGGGCCCTGCGATCAGGTAGAGCCCGTCGGCCTCGAACGAGGCGAAGTCGATCTCGAAGCGCTCCCGGTAGGGCCCGAACCCGGCGAGCTCGAGCCGCAGCAGCCTCACTGCGCCGCCTCGGCCGCCGCGGCGCGCGCCAGCCCGTCGCGCACGAGCGCAGCCTCGGCCTCGCTCGCGCCGACGCCGGCGCGCACGTGGCGCAGGAAGTCGTCGACCACCTCGGCATCGCTGCGCCGGGCGAGCCGGGCCCGCAGCTCGATCGCCGGCGCGTCGTCGCCGCCCAGCCATTGCACCTCAGCCGCGTGCGGCCACCGGCGCTGCAGCCGCCGCATCGCGTCGAGCGGCCGCAGCCGGTCGGTCAGCCTCGCCCGCAGCCATGCGCCCTCGGTGCCGGCGAGCGATGCGTCGTCGAGCAGCGCGTCGAGCTCGCCCTCGATCGTGACGAGCGGCCTCGGCACGGGCAGGTCGACCCACGCGACATCGGCCAGCCCCGCCGCGTCGAGGTCGACGAGCCAGCCGCCGCGCAGCGGCGAGCGCTCCTTGAACGAGTAGTGCAGCGGGGCGCCCGAGTAGCGCACCGAGCGCGAGAGCTCCTGCCGGGAGTGCAGGTGGCCGAGCGCGACGTAGTCGACCCCGTCGAAGCGCGACAGCGGCACGACGTCGAGCCCGCCGGCGGTGATGTCGCGCGGGGCGTCGTCGGCGGGCTCGGCGACGCCCGCCGCGAAGCAGTGCGCGAGCACCACCGAGCGCGCCGGAGCGTGCGCGAGCGACGCGCGCACCGCATCCATCGCCCAGCCCATCGCGTCGGCCTGGCTCGCGATGCCCGCCTCGGGCAGCGACGAGCGCAGCGACACCGGCTCGAGGTAGGGCACGGCGAACACGTGCACCGGGCCGTGCTCGTCGGCCAGCTCGATGCGCCACGAGTCGGGCTCGAGCGCCCTGGTGCTCAGGTGCAGGCCGCCGGCGCGGGCGAAGCCGGCGTTCGCCCCCAACCGCGCCGCCGAGTCGTGGTTGCCGCTCGACAGCACGATCTCGGCGCCCGCGGAGCGGATCTCCTGCAGCGCCCGCGTCAGCGCCTCGACGTGCCGACCGGAGGGCATCGCGGCGTCGTAGACGTCGCCCGCGACGAGCACGGCATCGACCGCGTGCTCGCGCACGATCCGCGCGATCGCGCCCAGCGCATCCGCCAGCGCGTCGAGCGTGTCGGCGCCGTGGAACGTGCGCCCGACATGCCAGTCGGAGGTGTGGAGCAGCCGCATGGCTCCACGCTACGGGCGGCCACCCACGCACGGCGGAGGCGTGCCGCGCCGGTAGGGTGGAAGCAGCCCCTGACCATGCCTCGAGAGGGACTGCACCGCGTGCTGCTCACTGTGACGACCCTCGCCGTCCTCGGCGTCGTCGCCAGCGCGCTCAGCAGCCGCATGGGGCGGTTCGTCTTCCTGCTGCCGGCGGCGGCGAGCCTCGGTGCGGCCGTCTGGTTCGGGGCGCAGGGGCCGCTCGTGCAGGCCGGCACGGTGCTGCAGGAGCGCGTCGAGTGGATGCCCGCGCTCGGCATCGCGTTCGACCTGCGGCTGGGCGCGCTCCAGTGGCTGCTGGCGATGGTCGTGCTCGGCATCGGCGGGCTGATCTTCGTCTACTGCGCGTGGTACTTCGAGTCGCGCAGGCTGGCCTCGCGCACCGTCGGCCTGCTCACCGGCTTCGCCGCGTCGATGCTGCTGCTCGTGCTCGCCGACGACCTCATCGTGCTGATGGTCGGCTGGGAGCTCACGACCGTCTTCAGCTACCTGCTCGTCGGCCTGAACCACCGCTCGGCGAGCAACCGCCGGGCGGCCCAGACGGCGCTCATCGTCACCACGGTCGGCGGCCTGACCATGCTCGTCGGCATCATGCTGCTCGAGTCGCAGACCGGCACCTTCTCGCTCGCCGCGACGCTCGCCGACCCGCCCGAGGGCGTCATGGCCGGCTGGGCCGCCGCCTGCATGGTCGTGGGCGCGCTGTCGAAGTCGGCGATCGTGCCGTTCCAGTTCTGGCTGCCGGGCGCGATGGCGGCGCCCACGCCGGTGTCGGCCTTCCTGCACGCCGCCGCCATGGTCAAGGCCGGCGTCTTCCTCATCGCCGCGCTCAGCCCGGCGTTCGCCGAGCTGCCCTGGTGGCGCTGGGCGCTCGTCGGCCTCGGCATCGCGACGATGCTGCTCGGCGCGGTGCGGGCGCTGCGCCAGCTCGACATCAAGGTGCTGCTCGCGCACGGCACCGTCAGCCAGCTCGGCCTGCTGATCACCGTCATCGGCATGGGCACGCAGGCGTCGATGCAGGCGGGCCTCGCGCTGCTCGCGGCGCACGCGACCTTCAAGGCGGCGCTGTTCATGGTGGTCGGCGCCGTCGACCGCTCCACCGGCACCCGCGATCTGCGCGAGCTCGGCGGACTGGTGAGGCGGATGCCGCTGGCCGCCTTCTCGGCCATCGTCGCGGCCGCGTCGATGGCCGGCATCCCACCGACGCTCGGCTTCCTCGCCAAGGAGGCGGCGCTCGCCGCCGCGGTGGACGACGCGGCCGGGCCGCTCGGCGCGCTCAGCTGGGTCGCCTTCGCCGGCATCGCGATCGGCGCCGCGCTCACCGTCGCCTACTCGCTGCGCTTCGTGGTCGGCATCTTCTTCGGGCCGCTGACGGTGCAGCTCAAGCGGCGCTCGCGGATGCTCGTGGCGGCGCCGGTGCTGCTCGGCGTCGCGTCGATCGTGCTGGGCTTCGCGGGCGACAGCATCTCCGCGCTGCTCCAGCCGCACGTGGCGATCATGGAGGCGGGGGAGGAGGCGCCGGACCTGGCGCTCTGGCACGGCATCACCCTCCCGCTCATCGCCTCGATCCTCGCGTGGCTCGCGGGCACCGCGATCCACCTGGCCATGGGCGGGCGGCGGCGCGCGCCCCACGGCGAGGATCCGTTCGAGCGCGGCTACCACGCGAGCATGCGCGGTCTCGACCGCCTCGCTGTCGAGGTGACCTCGCGCATCCAGACCGGTTCGCTGCCGCTCCACGTGACCACCATCCTGCTCGCGGTCGTGTCGGGGCCCGGCACGGCACTGCTGCTCTCGAGCGCGCTGTCGGCCGACGTGCGCCTGTTCGACTCGTGGGGTCAGCTGGGCGCGGCCGTGCTGATCTCGGTCGCGGCGGTGCTGGTCACCACCACCCGCGGCCGGCTGAAGGCCTTCATGCTCGTGTCGGTCGTCGGTTACGGGGTGGCGCTGCTGTTCCTGCTGCACGGCGCCCCCGACCTGGCGCTCACGCAGGTGCTCGCCGAGACCGTCTTCCTGGTGATCCTCGTGCTCGTGCTGCGGCGCCTGCCGAAGTACTTCACCGACCGGCCGCTGCGAGCCGCCCGCTGGCTGCGCATGCTGCTGGGCACCGCGGTCGGCACGTTCGCGGCGGTCGCCTCGCTCGCGGCGCTCCAGGCCCGCACCGCCGAGCCCATCTCGAACGGCTTCTACGAATGGGCGTTCCAGTTCGGGCACGGCGAGAACATCGTCAACGTCACGCTCGTCGACATCCGCGCCTGGGACACGCTCGGCGAGGTGTCGGTGCTGCTCGCCGCAGCCACCGGCGTCGCGAGCCTCATCTTCGTGCGCCGCCCGGTCGCCGGCAGCGGCGTGCTCGCGCCGCGCGACGGCCAGCCGACCCGCCGCACGTGGCTGCGCGGGGCGTTCACCGACGAGGCGATGGCATCGCCGGTGCTCGAGATGATGACCCGGCTGCTCTTCCCGATCATGATGCTGGTGTCGGTCTACCTGCTCGCGGTGGGCCACAACGAGCCCGGCGGCGGCTTCGCCGGCGGCCTGGTCGCGGGCGTGGCGCTCGCGGTGCGCTACCTCGCCGGCGGCCGCGACGAGCTGCTCGACGCGATGCCGTTCGACGCCGGCAAGCTGCTCGGCGGCGGCATGGCGGTGGTCGTGCTCAGCGTCATCTGGCCCGTGCTCATCGGCGGCCGCATCGGCGAGTCGTACTCCATCGAGTGGACGGTGCCGCTGCTGGGCGACCAGAAGCTCGTCACCACGCTCTTCTTCGACATCGGCGTCTGGCTCATCGTCATCGGCGCCATGCTCGACTTCGTCCGATCCCTGGGAGCCGGCATCGACCTCCACGGCGAGCAGAACGTCGCCCCCCGCCCGCAGTGGCGCTCCGACCGCTCGCTGCCGGGCAAGGAGGTGCGGCGATGACCCCCACGCTCATCCTGGCCATCGCCGGCGGCGTGCTGATCGCGACCGGCGTCTACCTGCTGCTCGAGCGCAGCCTCATGCGCATCCTGGCGGGGGTCATGCTCGCCGGCAACGGCGTGAACCTGCTGTTCATGGTCGCGAGCGGCCCGGCGGGCCTCGCGCCCATCGTCGGCAACCCCGAGAGCGAGATCAGCGACCCGCTGCCGCAGGCGATGGTGATCACGGCCATCGTCATCTCGCTCGCGACCGGCGCGTTCCTGCTCGCGATGTCCTACCGGTCCTTCCAGCTCGAAGGCCATGACGAGGTCGCCGACGACGTCGAGGACGCCATCGTGCGCCGTCGCGCCGAGGCCGACCTCTCGAGCGAGGCCTACGTCGAGCTCACTCCGGAGGTCCAGCCCGACACCGAGTCCGGCGGCCGGTCGGAGGAGCAGCGCTGATGGACTTCTCCAACCTCGTGCCCGTGCCCGTGCTGCTGCCGCTGCTCGGCGCCGGCATCACGCTCGTGCTCGCCCGCCACCCCAAGTGGCAGCGGATCGTCTCGGGCTCCACGCTCGGGCTCGTCGCAGCCTTCGCGCTCATCCTCTGCCTCGCCGCCGATGCGCAGGGCCCGATCGTGCTCTGGGTCGGTGCGTGGCCAGACGGGCTGGGCATCGTGCTCGTCGCCGACCGCCTCTCGGCGCTGCTGGTGCTCGTCTCCAGCATCGTCACGGCCTTGGTCGTCATCTTCCCCTCGCGCCGCGACATCGCCGACAGCGCCGACGGGGCGCCGGTCTCGGTGTTCCATCCGACGTTCCTGGTGCTGACGGCCGGCGTCGCGAACGCGTTCCTGGCCGGCGACCTCTTCAACCTCTTCGTCGGCTTCGAGATGCTGCTGTTCTCGTCGTACGTGCTCATCATGCTGGGTGCCACCAAGGAGCGCGTGCGCGCCGGCAGCACCTACGTGATCGTCAGCGTCGTCTCGTCGACGCTCTTCCTGCTGGCGCTGTCGATCGTCTACGGCGCCACCGGCACGGTGAGCTTCGCGCAGCTGCCCGAGCGGCTCGCCGAGCTCGATCCCGGCATGCAGCTGACGATCCAGCTGCTGCTGCTCGTGGTGTTCGGCATCAAGGCGGCGGTGTTCCCGCTGCAGGCCTGGCTGCCCGACTCCTACCCGACGGCGCCGGCGAGCGTCACCGCGGTCTTCGCCGGGCTGCTCACGAAGGTCGGCGTCTTCGCGATCATCCGGCTGCAGACGCTTCTGTTCCCCGAGAGCCCGCTCACCGACCTGCTGCTGGTGGTCGCGATCCTCACGATGGTGCTCGGCATCCTCGGCGCGCTGGCGCAGGGCGAGATCAAGCGTCTGCTGTCGTTCACGCTCGTCAGCCACATCGGCTACATGCTGCTCGGCATCGCGCTCGGCACCGAGCAGGGCCTGGCGGGCGCGATCTTCTACATCGTCCACCACATCCTCGTGCAGACGGCGCTGTTCATCGTCGTGGGCCTCATCGAGCGCGTCGGCGGCTCGACGAGCCTCGCGCGGCTCGGCGGTCTCGCCTCGGTGCCGCTGCTGGCGGTGCTCTACCTGCTGCCGGCGCTCAACCTGGGCGGCATCCCGCCGCTGTCGGGCTTCCTCGGCAAGGTGGCACTGATGGATGCGGCGCTCGAGACGGGCACGCCGCTCGCGGTGCTCTCGGTGGTCGCAGGCGTCGCGACCAGCCTCCTGACCCTGATCGCCGTCATCCGCGTCTGGCAGCGCGCCTTCTGGCAGGACCGCGGCGAGGACGACGAACGCGTGCACTCGCTGCGCGTGCTGCCCCGCATCTGGGTCGTCGCGGCGTCGACGCTCGTCGCCATCACCGTGGCCCTCACGGCCCTCGCCGGCCCGTTGACCGACTACGCCCAGCGCGCATCCGTCGACATCATGGGCGGCGCATACCAGATCGCCGTCGAGGAGGCCATGCCGTGATGCAGCGCCCCGCCCTCCGCGCCCGCGCCTCGGTGGTCGCCACGATCGGCCTCGCCCTCATCTGGATGATGCTCTGGGGCGAGCTCTCGCTCGGCGCCGCGCTCTGGGGCGTGATCGTCGCGCTGCTCATCCAGATCGCGTTCCCGCTGCCCGAGGTGCCCGAGCTCGAGTCGTTCCGGCCGATCGGCTTCCTGCGGCTGGTGCTGGTGACGCTGTGGGGCCTGCTCATCTCGTCGTTCCAGGTCGCCGCGCAGGTGGTCGCGTTCTGGCGGCCGACGCGCAACGCGATCATCCGCGTCGAGCTGCGCAGCGACTCGACGTTCATCACCGTCATCACCGCAGAGCTGGTGACGCTCGTGCCCGGCTCGGTGGCGATCGACGCCGGCGCCGGCTGGCTGCTCGTGCACGTGTTCGACGCCTCGACCGACGCGGCGATCGACAGCGCGCGGGCGAAGGTCCGCGCGACCGAGGCGACCGTGCTGCGCGCCTTCGGCACCCCCGAGGACCGTGCGCTGCTGGAGGTGGACTGATGGAGGTCGTGCTGTTCATCGCCGGCGCGATGCTCGTGGCGGCTGCGGCGCTCACCCTGGTCCGCATCGTGCGCGGACCCGGCCCGAGCGACCGCGTGGTCGCCACCGACGTGCTCATCACGACGGTCGCCGGCGGGCTCGCGGTGGAGGCGGCCATCAACGACCACCACTACACGATCCCGGTGATCCTGGTGATCTCGCTGCTGGCCTTCGCGGGCACCGTCTCGATGGCGCGCTTCGTCGCCGGCCGCGAGGGCGTGGTCGGGCGCGGCCCGACCGCGCGCGACCGCCAGCGCGGGCTCGAGGGCGACGGCCCGGCCGAGGGGGATGGCGCATGACGCTCGAAGCCGTGCTCGACGTGGTCGGCGCGATCCTGATCCTGATCGGTGCGTCCTTCACGCTCACCGCCGCGATCGGCCTCGTGCGGCTGCCCGACGTGCTCAACCGCATGCACGCGGCGTCGAAGCCGCAGTCGCTGGGCTTCCTGCTGCTGTGCCTGGGGCTCGCCTTCGTGCTGCGCGAGGGCAGCGCGACCGCGATGCTCGCCGTCGCCGCCGGGCTGCAGCTCGTGACGGCGCCGGTCGCCACCCAGATGATGGCCAAGGCCGCGCACCGCACCAAGCAGTACCGCGCCGACCTGGTGGTCGACGACGCCGACCGAGAGGCGGATGCGGACGGTCGCGATGAGGACGACGCGACCCGATAGGATCGGGTCAGAAACGCACAGCCGGCCGCTGCACGCCCGTGTGGGAGAGCCCCTCCGGGGGCACCGAAGGAGCAAGCCTCCCCGCCAATCTCTCAGGTCCTCGAACCACACGGGAAGGCCACACTGGAGCGACCGGCTGCCGGTCGCGACTGTGGGGGAGTCCAGATCTCAGGAGGACTCATGACCGCATCGGGCTCATCGCAGCCGGCTTCGCCGCTGCTCGCGGTGCACGAGGCTGCCGGGGCGCAGCTGATCGACTTCGCGGGGTGGCAGATGCCCGTGCGCTACGGCTCCGACCTCGCCGAGCACCAGGCCGTGCGCGAGCGCGCGGGCCTGTTCGACCTCAGCCACATGGCCGAGCTGCGCGTCAGCGGAGCGCAGGCCGGCGAGTTCCTCGACCACGCGCTCGCCGGGCGCCTGTCGACCATCGAGCTGTGGCAGGCGAAGTACTCGCTGCTGCTGGCCGAGCACGGCGGCATCATCGACGACCTGATCGTCTACCGCGTGGCCGACGCCGAGTTCCTCGTCGTCGCGAACGCCTCGAACCGCCACGCGGCGCTCGAGGCGCTCACCGCCCGCATCGCGGCGTTCGACGCGACGATCGTCGACGAGACCGAGCAGACCGCGCTGGTCGCCGTGCAGGGCCCGTTCGCCGCGGCCATCGTCGAGTCGATCGGCCTCGAGTCGGAGCCGCTCGACGGCCTGCGCTACTACCGCAGCCTCCCCGCGGTCTTCGAGGGCGAGGACGTGCTGCTCGCCCGCACCGGCTACACCGGCGAGGACGGCTTCGAGCTCTACATCGCCGCGCACGCCGCAGAAGACCTGTGGCGCGCGATCACCATCGCCGGCGAGTCGCACGGCCTGGCGCTGTGCGGCCTGGCCGCCCGCGACACCCTGCGCCTCGAGGCGGGCATGCCGCTCTACGGCAACGAGCTCTCGCTCGACGTGCTGCCCGCCCAGGTGGGGCTCGGCCGCGTCGTCGCGCTGAAGACCAAGGGCGACTTCGTGGGCCGCGCCGCCATCGAGGCCGGCCCCGCCGAGGGCGCCCCGGTGCTCGTCGGGCTCGTCGCCGAGGGACGCCGCGCGCCCCGCTCCGGCTACCCCGTGCTCGACGGCGACCGCGTCGTCGGCACCATCACCAGCGGCGCGCTGTCGCCGACGCTCGGCCATCCCATCGCGATGGCGCTCGTCGAGCCCGGCTCCGCCGACTCCGACTCCCTGAAGGTCGACGTCCGCGGCACGCAGCTGCCCGCGACGGCCACCGACCTGCCGTTCTACAAGCGAGAGGCATGACCATGAGCGACACCCAGTACACCGCCGACCACGAGTGGGTCCGCGTCGAGGGCGACCTCGCCACGATCGGCATCACCGACTTCGCGCAGAACGCCCTCGGCGACGTCGTGTTCGTCGACCTGCCCGGCATCGGCCGCTCGTTCGCCGCCGGCGAGGCGCTCGGCGAGATCGAGTCGACGAAGTCGGTCGGCGAGCTCATCGCCCCCGCGGCCGGCGAGGTCGTCGAGGTCAACGACGAGGTCGCGGGCGACCCGACGCTCGTGAACTCCGCGGCCGAGGGCGCCGGCTGGCTCATCAAGGTGCGCTTCTCCGAGCAGCCCGAGCTGCTCGACGAGGCCGCCTACCGAGAGCTCACCGCCTGATGCGCCCGTTCGTCGACCGCCACATCGGCACCGATGCGGCGGCGCAGGAGCGCATGCTCTCGCTCGTCGGCTTCGACTCGCTCGAGTCGCTCATGGACGCGGCCGTGCCGGCCGGCATCCGCACCGCCGGAGCGCCGATCGGCGAGGCCGCGACCGAGACGCAGGCGCTCGCCGAGCTGCGCGGGCTCGCCGCGCGCAACCGCGTGCGCCACAGCGCGATCGGCCTCGGCTACCACGGCACCGTGACGCCGCCGGTGATCAAGCGCGTGATCCTCGAGAACCCCTCCTGGTACACGGCGTACACGCCCTACCAGCCCGAGATCAGCCAGGGCCGGCTCGAGGCGCTCATCAACTTCCAGACGATGGTCGCCGACCTGACGGGCCTCGACATCGCGAACGCATCGATGCTCGACGAGGGCACCGCGGTCGTCGAGTCGATGCTGCTCGCCCGGCGCGCCTCGAAGTCGGCGTCGTCGGTCTTCGTCGTCGACACCGACCTGCTGCCGCAGTCGAAGGCGCTGCTGCGCCACCGCGCGCACGCCACCGGCATCGAGCTCGTCGAGCTGCCGCTGGCCGAGACCGACGCGGCCGACCTCCCTGCGTCGTTCGGTGTCATCGCCCAGCTGCCGGGCGCATCCGGCCTCGTCTGGGACGCCACCGCGATCTTCGCCGCCTCGACCGCGATGGGCGGCGTGCCCGTCGCCGCGGCCGACCTGCTGTCGCTCGCGATCATCGAGGCGCCCGGCCACCAGGGCGCGCGCATCGCCGTCGGCTCGTCGCAGCGCTTCGGCGTGCCGATGGGCTTCGGCGGCCCGCACGCCGGCTTCATGGCCGTCGCCGAGTCGCTCACGCGCCAGATGCCCGGCCGCCTCGTGGGCGTCTCGCAGGATGCCGAGGGCTACCCCGCCTACCGGCTGACGCTGCAGACCCGCGAGCAGCACATCCGCCGCGAGAAGGCGACCAGCAACATCTGCACCGCGCAGGTGCTGCTGGCCGTCATGGCGTCGATGTACGGCGTGTACCACGGGCCCGACGGCATCACGGCGATCGCCGAGAGCGTCCACCGCGTGGCGACGCGCTTCGCGCGGGCCGCTGCCGACGCGGGCATCGAGCTCGTCCACGAGTCGTTCTTCGACACGGTGCGGATGCGGGTGCCCGGCCGGGCGCGCGAGCTGCAGTCCCGCGCGGGTGACGCAGGCATCCTGGTGCACGCGGTCGACGACGACGT is a window encoding:
- a CDS encoding Na+/H+ antiporter subunit D, translated to MDFSNLVPVPVLLPLLGAGITLVLARHPKWQRIVSGSTLGLVAAFALILCLAADAQGPIVLWVGAWPDGLGIVLVADRLSALLVLVSSIVTALVVIFPSRRDIADSADGAPVSVFHPTFLVLTAGVANAFLAGDLFNLFVGFEMLLFSSYVLIMLGATKERVRAGSTYVIVSVVSSTLFLLALSIVYGATGTVSFAQLPERLAELDPGMQLTIQLLLLVVFGIKAAVFPLQAWLPDSYPTAPASVTAVFAGLLTKVGVFAIIRLQTLLFPESPLTDLLLVVAILTMVLGILGALAQGEIKRLLSFTLVSHIGYMLLGIALGTEQGLAGAIFYIVHHILVQTALFIVVGLIERVGGSTSLARLGGLASVPLLAVLYLLPALNLGGIPPLSGFLGKVALMDAALETGTPLAVLSVVAGVATSLLTLIAVIRVWQRAFWQDRGEDDERVHSLRVLPRIWVVAASTLVAITVALTALAGPLTDYAQRASVDIMGGAYQIAVEEAMP
- a CDS encoding Na+/H+ antiporter subunit E gives rise to the protein MQRPALRARASVVATIGLALIWMMLWGELSLGAALWGVIVALLIQIAFPLPEVPELESFRPIGFLRLVLVTLWGLLISSFQVAAQVVAFWRPTRNAIIRVELRSDSTFITVITAELVTLVPGSVAIDAGAGWLLVHVFDASTDAAIDSARAKVRATEATVLRAFGTPEDRALLEVD
- the mnhG gene encoding monovalent cation/H(+) antiporter subunit G, coding for MTLEAVLDVVGAILILIGASFTLTAAIGLVRLPDVLNRMHAASKPQSLGFLLLCLGLAFVLREGSATAMLAVAAGLQLVTAPVATQMMAKAAHRTKQYRADLVVDDADREADADGRDEDDATR
- a CDS encoding monovalent cation/H+ antiporter complex subunit F, yielding MEVVLFIAGAMLVAAAALTLVRIVRGPGPSDRVVATDVLITTVAGGLAVEAAINDHHYTIPVILVISLLAFAGTVSMARFVAGREGVVGRGPTARDRQRGLEGDGPAEGDGA
- a CDS encoding Na+/H+ antiporter subunit A; translated protein: MPREGLHRVLLTVTTLAVLGVVASALSSRMGRFVFLLPAAASLGAAVWFGAQGPLVQAGTVLQERVEWMPALGIAFDLRLGALQWLLAMVVLGIGGLIFVYCAWYFESRRLASRTVGLLTGFAASMLLLVLADDLIVLMVGWELTTVFSYLLVGLNHRSASNRRAAQTALIVTTVGGLTMLVGIMLLESQTGTFSLAATLADPPEGVMAGWAAACMVVGALSKSAIVPFQFWLPGAMAAPTPVSAFLHAAAMVKAGVFLIAALSPAFAELPWWRWALVGLGIATMLLGAVRALRQLDIKVLLAHGTVSQLGLLITVIGMGTQASMQAGLALLAAHATFKAALFMVVGAVDRSTGTRDLRELGGLVRRMPLAAFSAIVAAASMAGIPPTLGFLAKEAALAAAVDDAAGPLGALSWVAFAGIAIGAALTVAYSLRFVVGIFFGPLTVQLKRRSRMLVAAPVLLGVASIVLGFAGDSISALLQPHVAIMEAGEEAPDLALWHGITLPLIASILAWLAGTAIHLAMGGRRRAPHGEDPFERGYHASMRGLDRLAVEVTSRIQTGSLPLHVTTILLAVVSGPGTALLLSSALSADVRLFDSWGQLGAAVLISVAAVLVTTTRGRLKAFMLVSVVGYGVALLFLLHGAPDLALTQVLAETVFLVILVLVLRRLPKYFTDRPLRAARWLRMLLGTAVGTFAAVASLAALQARTAEPISNGFYEWAFQFGHGENIVNVTLVDIRAWDTLGEVSVLLAAATGVASLIFVRRPVAGSGVLAPRDGQPTRRTWLRGAFTDEAMASPVLEMMTRLLFPIMMLVSVYLLAVGHNEPGGGFAGGLVAGVALAVRYLAGGRDELLDAMPFDAGKLLGGGMAVVVLSVIWPVLIGGRIGESYSIEWTVPLLGDQKLVTTLFFDIGVWLIVIGAMLDFVRSLGAGIDLHGEQNVAPRPQWRSDRSLPGKEVRR
- the gcvH gene encoding glycine cleavage system protein GcvH, which gives rise to MSDTQYTADHEWVRVEGDLATIGITDFAQNALGDVVFVDLPGIGRSFAAGEALGEIESTKSVGELIAPAAGEVVEVNDEVAGDPTLVNSAAEGAGWLIKVRFSEQPELLDEAAYRELTA
- the gcvT gene encoding glycine cleavage system aminomethyltransferase GcvT, producing the protein MTASGSSQPASPLLAVHEAAGAQLIDFAGWQMPVRYGSDLAEHQAVRERAGLFDLSHMAELRVSGAQAGEFLDHALAGRLSTIELWQAKYSLLLAEHGGIIDDLIVYRVADAEFLVVANASNRHAALEALTARIAAFDATIVDETEQTALVAVQGPFAAAIVESIGLESEPLDGLRYYRSLPAVFEGEDVLLARTGYTGEDGFELYIAAHAAEDLWRAITIAGESHGLALCGLAARDTLRLEAGMPLYGNELSLDVLPAQVGLGRVVALKTKGDFVGRAAIEAGPAEGAPVLVGLVAEGRRAPRSGYPVLDGDRVVGTITSGALSPTLGHPIAMALVEPGSADSDSLKVDVRGTQLPATATDLPFYKREA
- a CDS encoding Na(+)/H(+) antiporter subunit C, with translation MTPTLILAIAGGVLIATGVYLLLERSLMRILAGVMLAGNGVNLLFMVASGPAGLAPIVGNPESEISDPLPQAMVITAIVISLATGAFLLAMSYRSFQLEGHDEVADDVEDAIVRRRAEADLSSEAYVELTPEVQPDTESGGRSEEQR
- a CDS encoding SMC family ATPase; this translates as MRLLRLELAGFGPYRERFEIDFASFEADGLYLIAGPTGAGKSTILDAITYALYGSAPRYDGAPHVRSDLAGPTDLTWVELELAVGDRVLRVRRSPEYDRPKQRGTGLTRERASATLEERSGDGWRLLSSSVAEVGTEVGSLLGLRKDEFLKVILLAQGGFAEFLAATSEERKALLERLFGTGSMRRLRELLLADAKAVAAERESLERVRDERGARAADAARSLRDGEHEGGEASAEGTIELAEDGEVDGEVDEAALAAIESAIERHVARAVAAASAAAAQERAAREARDAPASRSPRSPRSPPVLRERRRRSRTASCCATARPPRWRSAAPRRWPRTAATGRPRAAPPAS
- a CDS encoding exonuclease SbcCD subunit D — its product is MRLLHTSDWHVGRTFHGADTLDALADALGAIARIVREHAVDAVLVAGDVYDAAMPSGRHVEALTRALQEIRSAGAEIVLSSGNHDSAARLGANAGFARAGGLHLSTRALEPDSWRIELADEHGPVHVFAVPYLEPVSLRSSLPEAGIASQADAMGWAMDAVRASLAHAPARSVVLAHCFAAGVAEPADDAPRDITAGGLDVVPLSRFDGVDYVALGHLHSRQELSRSVRYSGAPLHYSFKERSPLRGGWLVDLDAAGLADVAWVDLPVPRPLVTIEGELDALLDDASLAGTEGAWLRARLTDRLRPLDAMRRLQRRWPHAAEVQWLGGDDAPAIELRARLARRSDAEVVDDFLRHVRAGVGASEAEAALVRDGLARAAAAEAAQ